TGATTTTATATATGTTGTTTTTTGGAGTTGCTAGTGTTGGAATAGAAACTCTTAAAACTGTGGCTGAAACCTCACAAGCTGGAGGTGAAGTTGTTATTGATGAAAATGCACCATTTTATTTTGTATGGCTTACGTATTTTATAGTTTTTTTATTTAAGTACTCTATTACTTCTTGGATTGCTGGATTTTTATTTTATAGTGTTGGAGCTATTTTTGTTTTTCATTTAAGTATTGTATTAACTTTGGTTATTATTGGTTTTTTAACACCTTTTGTTGTGAAATATTTAAATGAAACTAGTTATAAAAACTTAAATTTAAAACCATATGGAACTATTTTAGGAGCATTTTGGGTATTTTTGAAAGCATTTTTTATGATGATTTTATTATATATTTTGTTTATTCCTTTGTATTTTATTCCACTTATAAATTTTATAGCTCTTTATCTTCCTTTGTACTATTTTTTCCACAAAATGTTAAATTATGATGTATCTTCAACTATTTTAAGTAAAGAAGAGTATGAAAAAATTTACTCTAAATCTTGTAGTGCTTTTAGAGTTAGAACACTTCTTTTATATTTTATTTCTACTATCCCTTTTGTTACACTTTTTGTCTCAATTTTTTATATTATTTTTTTATCACATGCTTATTTTATAGAGCTAGAGAAACTTCAAAAAATAGAAAATAAAGATATAAAAGAGGATATTTAGTTTTGGAAAATATAACAAAAGCAATAATAAAATCAAATATTGAAATAGCAAAATATATAAAAAATAGTTTAAAAGAAGATGATTTCAGATATACAAAACAGATTGGATATGGCGGGGATAATTCATTAAAAATTGATATTTTTTTTGAAGATATATTTATAAAAAATCTAAAAGATTTTGGAAATATTTTTAGTGAAGAGTGTGGATTTATTGATAATAAAAAAGATATTACATTTATAATAGACCCTCTTGATGGAAGTAATAATTTTTTGTCAAATATTCCATATTTTGGCACTTCGGTTGCAGTTAAAAAAAATGGTGAAATTATTGCTGGTTTTGTAGCAAATATGGCAAACAAAACTTTAGTTTATAGAATTTTGGATGACGAGGTAAAATATTTTTGTTTGGAAAATAGAAAAGAGATACAAAAAATAGTTCATAATATTTCAAAAGTTGCAGTTTTTGAAAGAGGATATAAATATCCAAATATTTGTAAAAATATAGATGATAAAAATATAAAGTTTAGAGTTCTTGGTGCAACAGCACTATCTTTGGCAAATGCGAGAGATTTTTTGTTTGTGATTTTCAAAGGAGATTTAAGAGAGTTTGATTTAGAAGCTGGACTTTTTATAAGTAAAGATTTATATATAAAAAAAGAAGAAGATATTATATTTGTTACAAAATATAAAGAACAATTTTCAATATTTAAAGAAATTATTAAAGATTTTTAGGTATAACTCCAGATTAATAAAAAAATTAGGAAAATTATATGGCTTTAATAATTATGGACGAATGTATTGCATGTGACGCTTGTAGGGAAGAGTGTCCAAATATGGCGATTGAAGAGGGTGATCCAATTTATGTAATTGATGCTGATCGTTGTACAGAGTGTGTTGGGCACTATGAAGAACCTCAGTGTGTAGAGGTTTGTCCAGTTGACTGTATTATTTTGGATCCAGATAATGAAGAGACACTAGAAGAGCTAAAATTCAAGTATGAACAGTTAATGGAAGAAGAAAACTAAAATGTCGAAAATTACAACAGTCATCGATATTGGCTCAAATTCAATGCGGATGGTTGTTTTAGAAAAATCTAGCCGTTTTGCTTTTTCTTTAATAAATGAGACAAAAAGTAGAGTAAAAATTTCTGAAGGTTGCTATGAAAATGGTGGGAACCTTCAAGAAATTCCTATGGAAAGAGCTTATCAATCTTTAAAATCTTTTTTAAATATTTCAAATGCTTTAAAATCAAGAAAAGTTTTGTGTGTGGCAACTTCTGCTTTAAGAGACGCTCCAAATTCAAAAGTTTTTTTAAATAGAGTTAAAAATGATTTGGGATTGAGTATAAAAGTAATTGATGGAGAAAAAGAGTCTTATTTTGGTGGTGTTGCTACTTCAAATTTACTTCATGATGATGAGTTTATAACTATTGATATTGGTGGGGGAAGTACAGAATTTTGTTTTGTAAAAGATAAAAAAATCTTAAAATCAATATCTTTAAATATTGGAACTGTAAGAATAAAAGAGTTGTATTTTAATAAAAACAATATCAAAGGTGCAAAAGATTATATTTTAGAGAACTTAAAAAAAGTTTTTGAACAAAATATTGATATTCCTTCAAAAGCTGTTGGAATTGGTGGAAGTATTAGAACTTTATCAAAAATGATTATGGATAAAAATGAGTATCCATTAGATGCAATTCATGGGTTTACATATAATGTAAAAGCAGAAAAAAAACTTTTTGAAAATATTTTAAAAGCAGATACAAATGATGAACTTCAAGAATTAGGGGTTAAAAAAGATAGATTTGATACTATAAAAGAGGGTACATTTATTTTTAAAACTATTCTTGATGAGTTGGATATAAAAGAGGTTGTAACTTCTGGAGTAGGTGTGAGAGAAGGAGTTTATCTTACAGATTTACTAAGAAATTCAAATCATAGATTTCCAAATAATTTTAATGTAAGTGTAAAAAGTTTATTAGATAGATTTGAATTAAATGAGAAACAGAGTGCTTATTTTGGGAATAATGCAAAAAAGATATTTGAAGTTTTAAAACCTCTTCACAATCTTGATGATAAATTTAAAGAGCTTTTAGTTGTATCTTCAAAACTTCACTCAGTTGGTTCTAGTTTGAATTTTTATAAGAAAAATGACAATGCTTTTGAGTTTATTTTAAATGGTTTAAATTATGATTTTCAGCATACTTCAAGAGTTATAGTTGCTCATACAATAAAGTTTTCAAAAAAATCTTTACCAAAGCAGAGTGATATAGAAGAGTATAAAGAGTTATTACCAAATTTGGAAACTATGCAGTGGCTTTCATTTATGATTGCTCTAAATATTGCTGTAAATACTGATTTTTCTTGTCCAAAAGTAAACTATATTTTAGATGATGATATTTTACGATTAAAGCTTCCAAATAGATCATTTTTAATAAATTCATATATTGAAAAACTAGAGCTTCCAAAAGATTTATCCTTAGAGATTTTATAGTGCAAAAAATAGCTATTATAAAGCTATCTGCTATGGGTGATATTATTCACTCAATGGTTGCTTTACAGTTTATAAAAATAAAATATCCAAATATCCAAATTGATTGGTTTGTAGAAGATGCTTTTTCTAAAGTTTTAGAAAATAATCCAGATATAAAAAATATAATCAAACTAAATTTAAAATCTATTAAAAACTCAAAAAAAGAGATTTTAACTCAATTAAAACTTGTAAAAAGCTTTAAAAATAGAGATTATGATTTAATCATAGATGCTCAAGGTTTAATAAAATCAGCAATAGTTGCTAGATTTTTAGGTAAAAACAGAGTTGGTTTTTGTAAAAACTCAACAAGAGAAGGATTTGCAAGTTTTTTTTATAATAAAAAAGTATCAATATCTTATGATAAAAATGTTATAGATAGAAACTGCTATTTATTTTCAAAAGCACTTAATTTTGAGATTTCAAAAGATGATATTCTAAATAAAAAACCTTTTTTATTTTTTAAAAATGAAGATGAAAAAGTTTATCAATATTTAAATGAAACTAGAAAAAATATTCTTCTTGTAGTTGGTGCTAGCTGGAAGAGTAAAATGTATTCTAAAGAGAAGTTTGTTAAAATAGTACAAAATTTAAAAGAGAATTTTTTTATTGCTTGGGGAAATGAAGAAGAAAAAGAGATAGCAGAGTTTATTTGTGATAATTCAGATGCTATTGTTTTACCAAAGATAGATTTAAATACATTAAAAGCGTTAATAAGTAGAGTTGATTTAGTAATTGGAAATGATACAGGACCCACGCATATGGCTTGGGCTTTAAATGTCCCATCAATAACAATTTTTGGAAATACTCCAGCTTATAGAAATGCTTATGAAACAAAAATTAATAAAAGTGTAGAGTCTTCTTCTGTTGTAAATCCTTTTAAGTTGGATAAAAAAGATTTTTCAATCAAGATGGTTGATGAAAATATTATTATAGATATGGCAAAGGAGCTTTTAAGTGTACAGAAAAATTAAAGATTATTTTAGACTCTTTTTATATAACACATTTCTTTTTTTATTTTTAATAACTCCTAAAATTCTTATGAAATATATTTTGAAATTTTTTGCATTTTTTGCATTTAAATTTAATAAAAAACATATAAAAGTAGCACGTGCAAACTTAGATTTTGTGTATGGAAATAGTATAAGTGAAGATAGAAAAAACCAGATTATTTATAACTCTTATAAATCTTTGGTTTTTAATATGTATGAATTTATTGAAAATCAAAATATAGAAAAAGAAGATTTACTAAAAAAAGCAAATATTTTAAATAAAGATATAATAGAAAATGCAATAAAAGAGAATAGAAAAATTGTTTATATTTCAGCTCATTATGGTGGTTGGGAATTAACTGTTCCATATATTGCACTTATGTTTGGTGATGTTGCAATAGTAAATAGAAGAATGAATAATCCTCATATTCAAAAAAAATATGAAAAAGCTAGAAGTAAAAATCATATTACAATGCTTGAAAAAGAGAGTGCTGCAAAGGGTATGATAAAAGCTTTTAAAGAGAATAAAACAGTTTGTGTAGTTATTGATCAATACTTAAATAGTGGAATAGATATAGAGTTTTTAGGAAAAATTACAAAAGCTACGGATTCAACTTCAAGAATTGCATTAAAATTTGATGCTGTTATTATTCCAATTTTTACTCTTTGCAATGATTTTAGAGATTGGACAATTAAGGTTTGTGAACCAATTGATGTTAAAACTTATGAGTTTAAAAGTGAAGATAAAATCAAAGAGTTGACTCAAATTCAAAATGATATTTTATCTAAGCAAATTTTAGAGAAACCAGATTTTTGGCTATGGCAACATAAGAGATTTAAAGATGTAGAAAATGATATTTATAAAAAAGAAGATTAATTGAATAGTTTTGAAGATATAGCAAAAAAAGAGTATCAAAAATCAAATAATGATATTTTCCCTTTTATTTTTGAAGAAAAACAGTATTGGCTAAAAAAAGCTAGAGCTACAAAACCTGATAAAATACAAAAGTTTTTTTATAAGTTCTTTCCTTTTGAACTACTTATTCCACCTATTGTAAAAAGTTCAAAAGAGGCTTTGCTTTATGAAATATCAAAGCTTGAAAAATTTAAAGAGTTAGGAATAAATGTTCCTGTTATAGCTTATAAATGTGAAGATTTTTTTGTTTTAGAAGATAGTGGAAATAGTGTAAATGCTTATTTAAGAAGTAAAGATATAAGCGAAGATAGATTTTACTTTTTTGTAGATAAATTGATATTTGAACTATCTAAAATTCATAATTTTTCACAATTTCATGGTGGAAGTCAACTAAGAAATTTTACTTTCAAAGATGACAAAGTTTTTGTTTTAGATTTTGAAGAGAGTTTTGAGACGGATGTAGATATTAAAACTTTACAATATAGAGATTTTTTGTTATTTTTGTTATCATTTATAAAAATAAAAGAAACTAATTTTAAAATAGATTATGAAAAGATAATTAATAAATATTGCGAACTTACAAACAATATTGAATTTAAACAAAAATTAATAATATTTAGTAAAAAACTTCGATTTTTTTTATGGCTTTATGAAAAAGATTTTATTAAAAAAATAGTTGGTAGTGATGTAAAATATTTTTTTGAGTTTATACAAGTATTGCGGAATTTATAAAATTAAGGGAAAAATTTGAAAAATATAAAAAAAATATTGATAATAAGATGTGGAGCTTTAGGGGATTTAGTATATTCTACATCTGTATTAGATGCATTAAGATTTGAGTTTGGAGAAGATGTAATTATTGATTATGTATCAACTCCAGCAGCTTCAAAACTTTTTGAATATGATAAGAGAGTAAATAAAATTTTTCATTTAAAACATAAAAAAATTCCAATAATTTTTAGTTCACAAAAAAAAGCTGTAATAAACTATTCGAAAAAAGAGCCTTACGATATTTTAATAAATTTTGAGATGGGTAAACAATTTAAAAGTTTAGTTGAAAAAATTGTTGCAAATAAAAAAGTTGGTTGGTTTTGTGAAGATATTAAAATTACAAAAACTCATATGGTTGAAATTTGTAAAGAGTTTTATTCAAGCATAATTTCAAAAGAGAATTTGGATAAATCATTTCCCAAAGTTTTTGGTTCACCTTATAATGAAATTAAAAATAAATTTAGCCTACCAAATGATTATATAATTGTTAGTCCAAGTAATTCACACAATAAAAAGAAAAGATTAAACTATAGAGCATGGCCTCATGAAAATTGGAAAGAGTTTTTAAATTTAGTTCCAAAAGATACTAATATTGTTTTAATTGGGGCAAAAGGTGAAGAAGATTTTTTTGAGCCCCTTAAACCTTATAATAGAAATATTATAGATTTAGTAGGAAAAATAACAATTTCCCAGATGGTTAGTGTTGTTGAAAAATCAAAGGCTTTGATTGTAACTGATACAGGAACAGCACATATAGCATCTGCTGTTAATACTGCTGTCTTTTGTCTGATTGGACCAACTCCAGCAGAACAAACTGGACCATACAAAACACCTTTTAATGAAGTTTATATTATAAGTGCAGGATTATCTTGTAGTCCTTGCTATAAAACAGATGTTATGAAAGCTTGTAAGGATAATATTTGTATGAAGAATATTAAAGCCTCAAAAGTTTTGAATTTATTAAATGAAGCTAAGATATTGTAGAATATAAGCCAAATTATTTTAGAGGGAAGATATATGAAGGGTATAATATTAGCAGGTGGAAGTGGAACAAGACTTTATCCAATCACAAAAGGAGTTAGTAAACAACTAGTTCCAATCTATGATAAACCTATGATATATTATCCTTTGTCTGTTTTAATGCTTGCTGGTATTAAAGAGGTTCTTATTATTACAACTCCTCAAGATCAACCTAGTTTTATTAATCTTCTAGGAGATGGAAGTGAGCTTGGTATCAGATTTGAATATGTAGTTCAACCAAGCCCTGATGGTTTAGCTCAAGCATTTATCTTAGGTGAAGAGTTTTTAGCTGGTGATGATGCTTGTTTAGTTTTAGGTGATAATATTTTTTATGGTCATGGATTAACAGAACTATTAGCTAAAAGTATAAAAAATATTAAAGATGAGAATAAAGCAACTGTATTTGGTTATTATGTTTCGGATCCTCAAAGATATGGAGTTGCAGAGTTTAATGAAAATGGTGATGTAATCTCTATTGAAGAGAAACCAAAAGAGCCAAAATCAAACTATGCTGTTGTAGGACTATACTTTTACCCAAATGATGTAGTAAAAAAAGCTAAAGATGTAAAACCAAGTGACAGAGGTGAACTAGAAATTACAACTTTAAATCAAGATTATCTAAATGAAAATAGATTAAAAGTAGAACTAATGGGAAGAGGGTACGCTTGGCTTGATACTGGAACTCATGAATCACTACTTGAAGCATCTTCATTTATTCAAACAATTGAAAATAGACAAAGTCTAAAAGTAGCCTGTCTTGAAGAAATAGCTTATGAGATGGGATATATAAGTAAAGAAAAACTTCTTGAACTAGCAGAACCTCTAAAGAAAAATCAATATGGTCAATATTTAATCTCTAGAGCAAATCAACCAAGAAGGATGAAATAGTTATGACATTTACAAGAACAGCTATTCCTGATGTTGTAATTATTGAACCAAAAGTTCATGGAGACTCAAGAGGTTACTTTGTAGAGACTTTTGTGAGCAATAAGCTAGAAGAGTTTTTAGGATATAAAATAAACTTCTGCCAAGATAATGAATCAAAAAGCTCTAAAGGAGTTCTTCGAGGTCTTCATTATCAACTTCCACCTCATGCACAAACAAAGTTAGTGCGAGTAATTCACGGAAGAGTTCTTGATGTTGCAGTTGATATACGAAAAAATTCTCCTACATTTGGAAAGTATGTAGCAGTAGAGTTAAGTGGCGAAAATAAAAAACAACTACTAATTCCACGAGGATTTGCTCATGGATTTGTAGTACTTGAAGATGATACCATATTTGCTTATAAAGTAGATAATTACTACAGCCCACAATGTGATAGAGGAATAGCTTTTGATGATAAAAATCTAAATATAGATTGGATTTTAAATCATAATGAATTAAACCTATCTGCTAAAGATACAAAACAACCAAAACTAAATGAAACAAATGATTTATTTGAATTTGGAGTAGATTATTATGCTTAATTCAAACTCTTTAACTACTACTTACAATATACTTGTAACAGGTTCAAATGGACAAGTTGGAAGTGAAATAAAAGAACTTGCTTCAAAGTATTCTTATAACTTTTTTTTCACAGATAGAAATAATATAGATATTACTTCTAAAGATGATATAAGAAAATTCTGCCAAACAAATAGTATAAATGTAATTATTAACTGTGCAGCATATACAGCTGTGGATAAAGCCCAAAGTGATATTGAAAATGCAGATTTAGTAAATAGAAAAGCTGTTAAAAAATTATCAATCATTGCCAAAGAGCTAAATATAAAACTAATTCATATCTCTACAGATTATGTATTTGATGGTAAAAACTTTAAACCATATGTTGAAGAGTTTCAAACAAATCCACAATCAGTTTATGGTAAAACAAAACTTGATGGCGAAAATGAAATCAGAGATATAAATCCATTAAACTCTATAATTATACGAACTTCTTGGGTTTATTCATATTACGGTAATAACTTTGTAAAAACAATGCTTCGATTAGGAAAAGAAAAAGAAGAATTAGGTGTAATATTTGATCAAGTTGGAACTCCTACTTATGCAAAAGATTTAGCTAAAACTATTCTTGATATCATTCCACAAATAGAAAACTCAAAAGTAGAAATCTATAATTACTCAAATGAAGGAGTTCTATCTTGGTATGATTTTGCCAAAGAGATAATGAAAATGGCAAAATTAAATTGTAAAATAAACCCAATAGAGACATATCAATACCCAACTCCTGCAAAACGACCTCATTTCTCACTTTTAAATAAAAGTAAGATAAAATCAAAATTCAATTTAGAAATACCATACTGGAAAGATGGATTAGACGATTGCTTAAAGAGATTAGGTGAAAGAAAATAGGGGAAAATAAAATGTTTAATAATAACAGTAAAACAATACTTGTAACTGGATGTGCAGGGTTTATTGGTAGTAACTTTGTGCCATATTTTTTAGAAAAATACCCAAACTATAATTTGGTAAATTTAGATCTTTTAACTTATGCTGGAGATTTGGAAAATCTAAAAGAGTGTGAAAATAATCCTCGCTATAAATTTATAAAAGGTGATATCTGTAATAGAGAATTAGTTGAATTTATATTTAATGAATATGATATAAAAGGTGTTATTCACTTTGCAGCTGAATCTCATGTTGATAATTCTATTAAAAACCCAGGTGTGTTTGTTCAAACAAATGTAAATGGAACATTTACTCTAATTGATGTTGCTTATAAATATTGGATGAATAAACCATTTACTTATAAATCAGAATATCAAGACTGTAGATTTCATCATATCTCAACAGATGAAGTATATGGAACGCTTAGTCTAGATCCAAATGATCTATTTACTGAAAAAACACCATACTCTCCAAACTCTCCATACTCTGCAAGTAAAGCTTCATCTGATATGATTATAAGAGCATATAATGAAACCTATGGATTAAATACAGTTATTACAAACTGCTCAAATAACTATGGTCCAAAACAACATGATGAAAAATTAATTCCAACAATTATAAGAAATGCTCTTTTGGGAAATCCAATTCCAATTTATGGTGATGGAAAGAATATAAGAGATTGGTTGTATGTACTTGATCATTGTAAAGGTATAGATCTTGTTTATCATAAAGGCAAAACAGGTGAGACATATAATATTGGTGGAAGAAATGAGAGAACAAATCTTCAAATAGTGGATACTATTACTACAATATTAGATAAAGAAGTTCCACAACCAAACTTCTCATACAAAAGTTTAATAACTTTTGTAGAAGATAGAGCAGGACATGATAGAAGATATGCAATAGATGCAAGTAAACTAGAGAATGAATTAGGTTGGAAAGCAGATGAGAATTTTGATACAGGAATTGTAAAAACAATAGAGTGGTATTTAAAAAAATATGGAAAATAATTTAAAATGTTCAATAATAATATCTGTATATAAAGATACAGATAGCTTAGATTTAATATTAGAATCTTTGATTAATCAAACAATTATTCCAAATGAAGTTATTATTTCTGAAGATGGAAATAGTAAAGAAATGGTTGAATATGTTAAGGTTGCTAAAGATAAATATAAAAAATTAGATATCGTACATTTATATCAAGAAGATATTGGCTGGAGGAAGAATATAGCACTAAATAGAGCTATTGTTGCTTCAAAATATGAGTATTTGATTTTTATAGATGGTGATTGTGTACCATTTGATGATTTTATAGAGAATCATATTATGCAAGCTTCTAAAAAAATAGTTTTAGCTGGTAAAAGAGTAGAGTTAGGTGATCAGATAACAAAAGAGATTCGTTCTAAAAAATTAACAGTTTCAAAATTAACTAATAATTATTGGTTATATGCAATAAAATTAATAAAAGATAAAACTAGGCATTTGGAAGATATTTTACACATTTCTTATAAATCATTTTTGGCTCCATTTATAAAGAAAGAGGTTAATTACATTATTGGTTGTAATTGGTCTGCATTTAAAGAAGATATTTTATCAATTAATGGTTTTGATGAAACATATGCCTTACCATCAGTTGGTGAAGATGTGGATTTAGGATGGAGATTTAGAGGATTAGGAATAGAGCTTAAATCTTGTAGATATAATGCAAATATTGTACACTTATATCATAAAAAAAGATTTGATAGTTCTCAAGGGATTATAAATAATGCTATTTTGAAAAAAAATTTTGACGCAAATAAGTTTGTTTGTGATAATGGAATAGTTAAAAAGGATAATTTTTGATAAAACTTGCAGCTTGTGTAGTATTGTATAATCCAGATGATACTATTTTTGAAAATATTTTAACTTATGGGAATTATGTAGATAAGTTAATAGTTATTGATAATTCATTAAAAAAGAATAATCTTTTAATAGATAAGTTGAGTGAAGTTTTTGAATCAAAATTAGTTTATATAGATAATAATGATAATTTAGGTATAGCAACTGCTTTGAATCAAGCTTGTGATAAAGCTATAGAACTTAAATTTAAATGGATTCTTACTATGGATCAAGATAGTTCATTTATAAATTTTGACCACTATAAAAAATGCTTAGAAAAAGTACAAAATGTAAATAATGTAGCATTATTGGCAGCAAATACAGATAAAGAAGGTTATTCAAACTTCGATAAAAACGGGTGTAGTTGCAATTATAGAGAAGATAAATTCAGTGTTATAACATCTGCAAATATAGTTAATCTTGAATATTTTGAAGAAATAGGTAGATTTAATGATAAACTTTTTATAGATATGGTTGATTATGACTATTGTCTTAGAATTAATATTAAAAAATTTAAAATATTGTATTTCCCTGATGTTTTTGTAGAACATAAGTTAGGAGAAGTACACTTAAGAACTAATATTTTTACAAGAAAAAAGAAGTATAAAACCGAACATAATGCTCAAAGAGCTTATTATATAGCAAGAAATTATCTATATGTAGCAAGAAATTATGGAAAATACTTTCCTAATGATGTTGGAATGTTACATATATTAAATATAGTATTTATACATGATGTTACAAAAATCTTAATATATGAAATAGATAAATGGAATAAGTTAAAAGCTAAGTTTATCGGTTTATATCATTTTATTATAAATAGATATGGAAAGTATAATTTAAAGTAAATATTATGGTAGATATATCTTTTATAACAATCAATTATAATTCTTCACAATATACTATTAGTTTAGTTGAAAGTATAATCAAAAATAGTTCTGATATTTTATATGAAATAATTATTGTAGATAATGCTTCTAAAAAAGACGATTTATTTAAGTTAAAAAATTTTGTTAGTGATAAAATTAATATAAAATTAATAGAGAATTCTATTAATAGCGGTTTTGCAAGTGGAAATATGCTAGGTATAAACTATGCAAAAGGAAAATATTATTTTTTTATAAATAATGATTGTACTCTTTTAAATAATACTTCAAAAATTTTAAAAGATTTTTTAGATTTTAATGAAGATGTTGGATTAGCAACCGCAAAAGTTTTGGATAATAATGGTAACTACTCATCTTCATACAAACAATTTCCACATTTAATAAAACAGTTATTTGGAAATAGTATTCAAAGAATTATTTCAAAAAATAGATTTCCAAGTAATAAAATAAAGATTGAAAAGAACTCTCAAGTTGAAGTAATAAGCGGTTCTTGTATGTTTTTTAGAAAAGATGTTTTTTGTAGCATTGGTGGCTTTGATACTGTTTTTTTTCTTTATTGTGAAGAAGAAGATATTTGTAAAAGAGTTTGGGATTTTGGTAAAAAAGTTTATTTTATTCCTAAAGCAGAAGTTTTTCATGAAGCAGGAGGAAGTACAGAAAAAAGTTTTGAGATAGAACGAGAATTTTATATATCTTATTATCACCTGCTAGATAAACATTATAACTTTTTGGAAATTTTTTTATTTAAAATAGCACTTTTTATAAAATTATTTTTTAGAATATTCAAAAAGAAAAATGGATTTAAAATATTTTTAACAGCAATTCAAGGTTTTTCTATAAAAAGTAGTTTGAGATACCAACAAAAAGTAAACAATTAAGGAGCCCAATAAGTGTTATTTAACTCATACGAATTCATATTTTTATTTTTACCAATAACTTTTATACTCTATTTTTATCTATTAAGCCAAAGATTAATTCTTGGTGCAAAGATATTTTTAGTAATAGCAAGTTTGTTTTTCTATGGATATTGGAA
Above is a genomic segment from Aliarcobacter cryaerophilus containing:
- the waaC gene encoding lipopolysaccharide heptosyltransferase I; this translates as MQKIAIIKLSAMGDIIHSMVALQFIKIKYPNIQIDWFVEDAFSKVLENNPDIKNIIKLNLKSIKNSKKEILTQLKLVKSFKNRDYDLIIDAQGLIKSAIVARFLGKNRVGFCKNSTREGFASFFYNKKVSISYDKNVIDRNCYLFSKALNFEISKDDILNKKPFLFFKNEDEKVYQYLNETRKNILLVVGASWKSKMYSKEKFVKIVQNLKENFFIAWGNEEEKEIAEFICDNSDAIVLPKIDLNTLKALISRVDLVIGNDTGPTHMAWALNVPSITIFGNTPAYRNAYETKINKSVESSSVVNPFKLDKKDFSIKMVDENIIIDMAKELLSVQKN
- a CDS encoding inositol monophosphatase family protein; its protein translation is MENITKAIIKSNIEIAKYIKNSLKEDDFRYTKQIGYGGDNSLKIDIFFEDIFIKNLKDFGNIFSEECGFIDNKKDITFIIDPLDGSNNFLSNIPYFGTSVAVKKNGEIIAGFVANMANKTLVYRILDDEVKYFCLENRKEIQKIVHNISKVAVFERGYKYPNICKNIDDKNIKFRVLGATALSLANARDFLFVIFKGDLREFDLEAGLFISKDLYIKKEEDIIFVTKYKEQFSIFKEIIKDF
- a CDS encoding glycosyltransferase family 9 protein, producing MKNIKKILIIRCGALGDLVYSTSVLDALRFEFGEDVIIDYVSTPAASKLFEYDKRVNKIFHLKHKKIPIIFSSQKKAVINYSKKEPYDILINFEMGKQFKSLVEKIVANKKVGWFCEDIKITKTHMVEICKEFYSSIISKENLDKSFPKVFGSPYNEIKNKFSLPNDYIIVSPSNSHNKKKRLNYRAWPHENWKEFLNLVPKDTNIVLIGAKGEEDFFEPLKPYNRNIIDLVGKITISQMVSVVEKSKALIVTDTGTAHIASAVNTAVFCLIGPTPAEQTGPYKTPFNEVYIISAGLSCSPCYKTDVMKACKDNICMKNIKASKVLNLLNEAKIL
- a CDS encoding YfhL family 4Fe-4S dicluster ferredoxin; amino-acid sequence: MALIIMDECIACDACREECPNMAIEEGDPIYVIDADRCTECVGHYEEPQCVEVCPVDCIILDPDNEETLEELKFKYEQLMEEEN
- a CDS encoding Ppx/GppA phosphatase family protein, which produces MSKITTVIDIGSNSMRMVVLEKSSRFAFSLINETKSRVKISEGCYENGGNLQEIPMERAYQSLKSFLNISNALKSRKVLCVATSALRDAPNSKVFLNRVKNDLGLSIKVIDGEKESYFGGVATSNLLHDDEFITIDIGGGSTEFCFVKDKKILKSISLNIGTVRIKELYFNKNNIKGAKDYILENLKKVFEQNIDIPSKAVGIGGSIRTLSKMIMDKNEYPLDAIHGFTYNVKAEKKLFENILKADTNDELQELGVKKDRFDTIKEGTFIFKTILDELDIKEVVTSGVGVREGVYLTDLLRNSNHRFPNNFNVSVKSLLDRFELNEKQSAYFGNNAKKIFEVLKPLHNLDDKFKELLVVSSKLHSVGSSLNFYKKNDNAFEFILNGLNYDFQHTSRVIVAHTIKFSKKSLPKQSDIEEYKELLPNLETMQWLSFMIALNIAVNTDFSCPKVNYILDDDILRLKLPNRSFLINSYIEKLELPKDLSLEIL
- a CDS encoding EI24 domain-containing protein, producing the protein MNEIEILQRSIRDFFSSKMLKLALIPLFITMLILYMLFFGVASVGIETLKTVAETSQAGGEVVIDENAPFYFVWLTYFIVFLFKYSITSWIAGFLFYSVGAIFVFHLSIVLTLVIIGFLTPFVVKYLNETSYKNLNLKPYGTILGAFWVFLKAFFMMILLYILFIPLYFIPLINFIALYLPLYYFFHKMLNYDVSSTILSKEEYEKIYSKSCSAFRVRTLLLYFISTIPFVTLFVSIFYIIFLSHAYFIELEKLQKIENKDIKEDI
- a CDS encoding lipid A biosynthesis acyltransferase, with the translated sequence MYRKIKDYFRLFLYNTFLFLFLITPKILMKYILKFFAFFAFKFNKKHIKVARANLDFVYGNSISEDRKNQIIYNSYKSLVFNMYEFIENQNIEKEDLLKKANILNKDIIENAIKENRKIVYISAHYGGWELTVPYIALMFGDVAIVNRRMNNPHIQKKYEKARSKNHITMLEKESAAKGMIKAFKENKTVCVVIDQYLNSGIDIEFLGKITKATDSTSRIALKFDAVIIPIFTLCNDFRDWTIKVCEPIDVKTYEFKSEDKIKELTQIQNDILSKQILEKPDFWLWQHKRFKDVENDIYKKED
- the rfbA gene encoding glucose-1-phosphate thymidylyltransferase RfbA → MKGIILAGGSGTRLYPITKGVSKQLVPIYDKPMIYYPLSVLMLAGIKEVLIITTPQDQPSFINLLGDGSELGIRFEYVVQPSPDGLAQAFILGEEFLAGDDACLVLGDNIFYGHGLTELLAKSIKNIKDENKATVFGYYVSDPQRYGVAEFNENGDVISIEEKPKEPKSNYAVVGLYFYPNDVVKKAKDVKPSDRGELEITTLNQDYLNENRLKVELMGRGYAWLDTGTHESLLEASSFIQTIENRQSLKVACLEEIAYEMGYISKEKLLELAEPLKKNQYGQYLISRANQPRRMK